A single region of the Prevotella sp. HUN102 genome encodes:
- the pyrI gene encoding aspartate carbamoyltransferase regulatory subunit has translation MSKKERLVAAIENGTVIDHIPAGKTFDVVNLLELQKLENPVTIGYNFSSTKVGEKGIIKVSDKFFTDDEISRLSVVAPNVVLNIIKDYEVVEKKKVVTPDELCGIVKCNNPKCITNNEPMRTIFNVVDKSQGILKCHYCDKEQHIDKVEICE, from the coding sequence ATGTCAAAAAAAGAACGCTTAGTGGCCGCGATTGAAAACGGCACCGTTATAGACCACATACCCGCAGGCAAGACTTTCGATGTGGTGAATTTGCTTGAGCTGCAGAAGTTGGAGAATCCTGTAACCATAGGCTACAATTTTTCGTCGACAAAGGTTGGCGAAAAGGGAATAATCAAAGTGAGCGACAAGTTTTTTACCGACGATGAAATCTCCCGTCTGTCAGTAGTAGCCCCCAATGTAGTGCTCAATATAATCAAGGATTATGAGGTTGTGGAAAAGAAAAAGGTGGTAACGCCCGATGAATTGTGTGGCATCGTGAAGTGCAACAATCCCAAGTGCATTACCAATAATGAGCCAATGCGCACCATATTTAATGTGGTGGATAAATCGCAGGGAATCCTCAAGTGTCATTACTGCGACAAGGAGCAGCATATAGATAAGGTGGAAATCTGCGAATAG
- the pyrB gene encoding aspartate carbamoyltransferase: protein MEKHDFVNIQNLDKEELMYLIRMAEEFEKKPNRDLLNGKIIATLFYEPSTRTRLSFETAANRLGAKVIGFTDAKASSVSKGETLKDTILMVGNYADAIVMRHYIEGAAQYASEVAPVPIINAGDGAHQHPSQCLLDLYSIYQTQGTLENLDIHLVGDLKYGRTVHSLIMAMRHFNPTFHFIAPKELAMPEEYKIYCREHNIRFIEHEDFSPKVIAGADIIYMTRVQKERFSDLMEYERVKNVYILRNDMLGEVRENMKILHPLPRVNEIAYDVDDNPHAYYIQQAKNGLFAREAIFSYCLGCKLEDVKL from the coding sequence ATGGAAAAACATGATTTCGTGAATATTCAGAATTTGGATAAAGAAGAACTGATGTATCTTATCCGAATGGCTGAAGAATTTGAAAAAAAACCGAACAGGGATTTGCTCAACGGCAAGATTATTGCCACTCTTTTCTATGAGCCTTCCACAAGAACACGCCTTAGTTTTGAAACAGCAGCCAACAGATTGGGTGCAAAAGTAATCGGATTTACCGATGCAAAGGCGTCGAGCGTCAGCAAAGGGGAAACATTGAAGGATACAATCCTTATGGTGGGGAACTATGCCGATGCGATTGTGATGCGCCACTATATAGAGGGAGCTGCCCAATATGCTTCAGAAGTGGCACCGGTGCCGATCATCAATGCAGGCGACGGCGCACACCAGCACCCATCGCAGTGTCTTCTTGACCTGTATTCGATTTATCAAACACAGGGAACGCTCGAAAATCTGGACATCCATCTTGTAGGCGACCTTAAATACGGACGCACCGTTCACTCTCTCATTATGGCTATGCGCCACTTTAACCCAACTTTCCATTTCATCGCACCAAAGGAACTTGCAATGCCTGAGGAATATAAAATCTACTGTCGTGAGCATAACATCAGGTTCATAGAACACGAAGATTTTTCGCCGAAAGTGATAGCAGGTGCTGACATTATTTATATGACGAGAGTTCAGAAAGAACGTTTCTCTGACCTGATGGAATACGAACGAGTGAAGAATGTGTATATTCTCCGCAACGATATGCTCGGCGAGGTTCGTGAGAATATGAAAATCCTTCATCCACTCCCTCGTGTAAATGAAATTGCCTACGACGTGGATGATAATCCTCACGCATACTATATCCAACAGGCTAAGAACGGACTCTTTGCACGTGAGGCAATCTTTTCTTATTGTCTGGGCTGTAAATTGGAGGACGTGAAGTTATAG